Below is a genomic region from Drosophila kikkawai strain 14028-0561.14 chromosome X, DkikHiC1v2, whole genome shotgun sequence.
CCAGGAGTACTATGTCCAACAGCTGATCATTCATCCGGATTACAACCACAAAACGCTGACCAATGACATTGCCCTGATGTTCATCAATGGCTATATACCATGGAATTCGCCCACGGTGCGGGCTCTGGCCCTGAATAGCGGCATGGTGTCCACAGGGACCGTTTGCATCATCTCCGGCTGGGGTGTGCTCTATAGTGTGAGTAGCAGAGAGGAGGAGGATGCTTtgcatatattatattatttctataaCTGCCATCTCCCATTTTCAGGGTGGCTACAGCAGCAATAGCCTGCAGGCGGCCTCGGTGCCCATCGTCTCCTACGAGTCCTGTCGCTCTGCCTACGAAATTGTGCCCATCTCTCAGGTCTGCGCTGGCTATGCCAAGGGTGGCGTCGATGCCTGCCAGGGCGACTCTGGCGGACCACTGAATTGTAACAACCAGCTGGCAGGGATTGTCTCCTACGGCAGTGGATGCGCGCTGGCCGGCTATCCGGGCGTATACACCAATGTGTCGTACTACAACGGCTGGATTGTGCAGCAAAACAACTCGCTGAATTATTCTATATACAGGAATGCTGCCGGTCCACTAAGTTCCGGCTCTAAACTGTGGTGGCTGCCACTGGCTCTGGCCTTTGTCCTGGCCACTGGTGGCAGCTCCTTGGCGGCGGCGTCACACTGAAGCAGATGCTCCAGGCCGTAACTTAAGTAGTTTGTGTTtagcaaaataaatgaatttatttaatattttcaagaaagcaaaaaaaaaaagcaaagaacaAAGTTATGTTGAATTGAAGAGTAAAATAAGAAtgtattgcatacttttggacGCCTTTTTATAAGGGTTTTAAATCGTTTCTATTGGGAAAGTCACTAGAGTTcttaaaaacccaaaaaaaaggttaaataTTTGCCTTTACAATTTGTTACATGTTTCAGTAACTCCAGAATTgctttgcatacttttagatcCCCTTCTAAGAGTTTCAAAAACTCCTTAGTGTTTTCTGAAACTTAAGTAGTTTGTATTtagcaaaataaatgaatttatttaatattttcaagagAGTTAACAAGAGCAAAGTACAAAGAACAAAGTTATGTTGAATTGAAGAGTAAAAGGAAAATGTATTGCATACATTTGGACAGCTTTTCAAAaggtttttcaacattttctattaaaaaaaaatccaaaagtttttaaaatcccaaaaaagtagtaaaaaatttgcatttaaaatttgttatcataaaaaaaaacatatttcagTTACTCAAAAAATTGCTGTGCATATTTCTAGACATCCTTCTAGGGGtttaaaaaaccataaaaaagtGATTTGTGAAACACCCCAGTGTATATTTCTCTATAGCATCGCTTAGGCAACGATCCATTTATCATTcgacttttgttttatttattttttttccactcAACGACACGGAAATCAAACTCTTCTGGACCTGGAGATGGCGTTGGAGCGCCACCAGTGGCCGCTAGTGCTGCTGTCGCTGGCCCTGGCAGCCTGCGGCCAGCAAGAGTCCCATCAGCAGCCTGAAACGCTTTCTGAACCCAAAATCGAAACGCAATCATCCGAATCAGTTAACGACACACAGACAACACTTGTCCAGTTTCCCGGTGGCGACACCGACTCCGACTCCGCCTCGGCATCGTTCGTCCGGCTGCCGAAGGTCGTTGGCGGCTATACGGTGACTATTGACCAGGTGCCCTACCTGGTGTCCGTGCGCAAACGCATCGTCCACGAGCAGATCTTCGGACAGGGCCATTTTTGCGGCGGAGCAATCATCTCCCAGCGGGTGGTCTGCTCCGCTGCCCACTGCTATGCCATGTGGGTGTTGATAGTTAGCCCAGTTAGTTAAGTAAAGCCTATTTCTCCATGCAGTAATACCACGGAAAGGCAGGATTATTACAGACCCGAGCTATTTGTGGTGCTGGCCGGCATGAGTGTCCTCGACCGGATGGATCAATTCGTCCAGGAGTATTACGTACAGCAGATAGTTGGCCATGAGCACTACGACTCCAGGACGCTGACGAATGACATTGCCCTGCTCTTCCTCAATGGCTATATACCGTGGGAATCGAAAACGGTGAAAGCAGTGCCGCTGGCCAACGACCCGCCCATGGCGGGCACCTCTTGCCTCATCCATGGCTGGGGCATGCCCAGGAAGGTGAGTGATGATTCCACACTaggatattataattctatacACAAATTTTAGTGGGACAAAGTGATAACGCTGCAGCAGGCCCCGGTGCCCATCTTGAACAAGGATCTATGCCGTTTCATCTACAAGCAGCCCGAATCCCAGATGTGCGCGGGCTTCCTGCAGGGTGGCATCGATGCATGTCAGGGTGACTCCGGCGGGCCGTTGGTCTGCAATGGGTTTCTTGCTGGGATTATTTCGTGGGGCGTGGGCTGTGCCGATCCTGGCTTCCCGGGTGTCTATACCAATGTGTCGAGGTTTTTGGAATGGATACGCGCCGTGAACCTCTCGTTTAACTACTACGACTACCGAGATATGAGGCTCCTCAATGGACAGACGGCAGGCAGTAGCATCAATTCTGGCCTCCTGGCTTCTGCTATCCTTATGATCATCATCGTCGCGGTCGGCCTTCTGTGACACAATAAATCGCTTGCTTTGTCTATTGTTCCAACAACTATGTACTATGTAGAACTACACTGATTTATCTAATCGTGGCGAGTGGAAGCTACCTGAGATCGCCAGCCACTTGAAGATTGTCCCTGTCCAATAGTTGACCACGCTGATCGATGACATCAGACAGACCAGAGTGGTGTTCAATGGGTACTCTGTACTGGTCAAGGGGTATGTACTGTGTTCAGAAGAAAAAAGTGTGATGAAAGTAGTTggggaaatattaaataataaatgaatatagGTTTGCCTTAAACCTGATAAATATGATAGTTTCTTCTTTATGCTTTAAGGCCTTTTAGGCTCTCTGAAAAAagacttgggaattataagcaAAATGTTGTTTTCCATTGATTTATAATCATCTTTTGTGGCTTAAggaaattatatgaaaaaaaataaaaaaggtgttttatttaaaaataaaaggttaGCTATTATCTTTAGTTATTTAGGCTCTATGAAAAAggacttgggaattataagcgAATTTTAACTTGGGAACGATTGTAAATACAAGTTTAGAAAACGATCCTTGATCTTGTTTTCATTAACAagatttttttcaagtgtGGCTATTAATTAACATCCCCTCCCAAGACAAtccctgtttttttttaatagtttatatttattaatttaattgtcaACACAATTGactcaaaaaatattatattaacaaAAGGACCACAACACACTGACCTTATTTTTgattatgtaaataaacaaGGTATAATAAAGGTATAAAGTATACAATAATTAAGCTATCTACCAcacataataataacaaataaaaattgtataaataatcaaaattgaCCCAGATTTTTCTTGTGGATGAGTAACTCTTGGTCGAGGGGCACTCCCCCTCTTTcgccttttaattttttgattttttataaattgtttaccaGCCTTGTTAGCTGaaatattaatcaattttatttgcaCAAGAGCCGCGCGTTAAATTAAATCGAAATCATAACAATGGTCAGCGATCAAATAAATTCGCATTCCCAACCTGTTGCTGATCGACGAGTTTTCTGGGAAATTAAGCGACAGGGACAGCAAAGTGCTCTTGGCTGATATGgggctttgttttttaattgtattcgTAAATTGTTttctgattttattttagtaaTTGAAGTGAGTAAGCACTTGAATACTCTACTAAGTTGTAATGTCTTAGCTTGGTTTCTTTAcgattatatattaattttattcgattcggttttatattatattttatatatatatatttaatggtTCCCAAATCAAGTCTGAAACGATCTTGTTAACTTTTGTTCATATATTTCACGGTCACCAAAGTaagtttcatatttattatatatataaatatttgaaaatcttgtatttttcatacatttcacgGTCGCCATGGCAAGATCTGATGTTTCAGATATAGTTTACTCGTCAGTCTAAAAAGTCCATATAAAATCCCAGGAGATAAACTATTCGACGACGATTTCcagatatatatgtacttgTAGATTTGAAAATCCCGAAGTACAGTAATTCCCCTACCTCTTGCCGAGGGCGTCATAAATCGGTGTGTTAAACCCAGAGATTGCGGGCGGGGGAAAATCCAGTGGAAGCGCCTCAAGTGGCTGCAGTTCTTCGTTAGACCAGCGCACCCATGTGCTCTCTCCGTTCTCCAGTCTTCGGCTCCGGTGAAGGCTAGAAAGCCCGAAGGGTATCGTGTCTTGTACGTACATGTGATGTACGATGTTCGATGTACGACCACTATGTtgacgatgatgatgtgtTTTTTGATTAGATTAGGATGCCCGTTTGCTGTCAGATTTATTTGGCGGCGACGGCGGTGATATGGCTTCGAGAGtgcctccttctccttctccagTTGGCATTGCCACGTCGGGGACGTAACACAGACAAAGCAGCGAAGCTAACCAACCAACCATGATCGGAAAGGGACAACTTCTGGCGGGATCTCTGCTCCTGGTTGTGCTTACAACCCTGCCATCGGCACTGAATGGTAAGATAAACTCTCTTACTTTCTTGGATAACCTTAACTCCCCCTTCGACACCTTCTTAACTCACCTTCTCACCTTCTCCTTAATTCCTCTTTAAAGTTTTCCTTGAACATCTCCTCGAACTCCTCCTTCAAATCCCCATTGAACTCCTCCTTCAAATCCACCTTTAATTCCTCCCTGAAATCCTCCTTCTACTCCACCTTCTAGTCCACCTTTAACTCCTTCTTTAACTCCACCTTTAACTCCTTCTTTAACTCCTCCTTCAACTCCTCCTTCAACTCCTTTTTCAACTCCTTTTTCATCACCTTTTTACCTGTTCCTTTATCACCTCTTTAACTCCTCCTTGATCTCCTCCAGGTTTTGTGCGACCCACGCCGCTGGGCGCCAGATCCATTAAACCACGCTTCGATGTGGACCCCGGGCGGATTATCAACGGCACGGAGGCCACTCTGGGCGCCACCAGGCATCAGGTGGGCATCAGGAAGGCCCTCAATGATGGATACTTCTTCGGAACAGGACACCTGTGCGGGGGATCGCTCATCCGGCCGGGCTGGGTGCTAACCGCCGCCCATTGTTTTGTGGAGTAAGTTGAAGCAAGGTTCTTAAGTTTGATTTAAAATggtattttcataaataatatatttaattaagcccaaataagttatttaataatatataaatattttgctataaacttttttaattaagtatttttttcaaagttttatatttatatttttgtttatatttctaaactcttaaagttaaatatttatgtctGCCTCTACACCTTATCTCTGATCTATATCGGTATGAATTTTATAGGTAATATTTACAAGTGTCGCTTCACGTGGCTATTAACTTATTTATGACTATTATAACTTATTATCAATTGTTGAGGCAAGAAGATAGTTACACGGGAAGAATTCTATAGGAAAGACAGTAACATTAAATTTGTTACTTAACggtaatattatatattatatatatattataaatatttttagaaataatgTTTACCTAaagattatttattaaatatgatATAAATGCACAATTCAATCATTGGGTCTTTTACATTTTGTTAATGTTCATGTTATACTATTACTGTTATACTTATACTTTTATACTATTACTCTTATCCTTATACTTTTATACTGTTATACTAATACTTTTATACTATTACTCTTATACTGTTATACTAGTATCGTTATATCGATACTTTTAACTGTTATACGTATTACTTACTGTTATACTTATTATCATTCTCTCTTGATTTACCTTCCCAGCCAAGTTATATATGACGGCACCTTCGTGCCCAAGGAAGAGTTCATCGTGGTAATGGGTAACTTGGATCGCTACGATAAGACCAACACCCTAACCTTTGAGATCAAGGAACGAATCATGCAACTGGACAAATTCGTCCTGTCCACCTACGACAAGGACATTGCCCTGTTAGAGCTGAATGATACTGTGCCGACGGGTCATCCCACCATCCGACCTATTGCCCTCAATCGTTTCCCAGTAGCCGAGGGCGTTGTCTGCCAGGTGACCGGTTGGGGAACGAAAGAAGATGGCTACATCTCGGATCTGCTGATGACCGTTGACTTGCCCATTATCAGTGAGCAGCACTGCATCGAGGACAGCGATCTGGGCCATTTAATCCTGCCCGGCATGATGTGCGCTGGGTATTTGGAGCAGGGCGAGAAGGATGCCTGCTCGGGCGACTCCGGCGGCCCGATGGTCTGCCAGAGCGAGCTAGCCGGCGTCATCTCCTGGGGCATCAAGTGTGCCCTGCCCCGTTTGCCGGGCGTCTACACCGAGGTGGCTTACTACTACGATTGGATACTGGAGCAGATGGGCGAGGATCCCAATGGTGAGGGTAGCGGCGGCGATGGAAGTGGTGAAGGAAGCGGTGAAGGAAGTGGAGAAGGAAGTGGTGAAGGAAGTGGTGAAGGAAGCGGTGAAGGAAGTGGTGATATCGATGGCagtggtgatggtggtggtggtggtggcgccATGACCGCCATTACCAGTACTCTGAGCTTGCTCCTGCCCGGCTTTCTTGCCCTGAGCCTGATGTTTAGTCATTAATCCCAGAATTACTTTGATAAAAAAATCTGTATAATCTAAGGACAAggctaaatttttttttgtattaatttgtaataaaaaaaatatagattatattataattataaaatggGGATTTGTTTTTGGAAAAATCAATCTGCTTTCAAAAttatatcgataaatatcgatttaaagTGGCTAGAAATTCCGAACTTGAGGCATTCCTTTGAgcatttaaagcaaaaaaaaaaaacgagtaAAAGCCAAAAATCTCGGTTTgtcattaatattttaagttaaaGTTTTTCGTATAATCTTTTCAAGGtaagttttttttcttatgaatttctatttcattttaaaacaagaaaggttGCTAACTGCGGCACGCCGAAgattgtatacccttgcatttaacaattaaaatatatcataaataagccaaaaatgcattaatttcgattcggaaagcggttttgtgttagtttttatacaaGGTGCGTTCCAAAgtaaaatttatcgaacatttgtatggcagctatatgatatagtcgtccgatccggcccgttccgacatatatagcagtgagagcatatagaagactatatgcaaagtttcattcagatagctttaaaactgagggactagtttgcgtagaaacagacagacggacagacggacagatggacagacggacagacggacatggttagatcgactcggctgttgatgctgatcaataatatatatactttatagggtcgaaaaggtctccttcactgcgttgcaagcttctgactgaaattataataccctgcaagggtataaaaatgttgagCATTAGTGTGTACCTGGAGACCCCTTGTATTACCTTTCTATCTGAATAGGTTCCGAACGTGGCTTATAGCTTTTCGCCATTCATGGCCTACTTCTAGGCGGTCGGTAGTAAGTTAGTTTCCtccacaaatattttaatctgCGGAAACTAAGTCCAACTAATCCCTGATCGACGCCGCTATCAGCTTCATTTTGCGTTAGTTTGTTaactaaaaatagtttacGGCGCAGAAAACAAACCTGATTTCACTAGTCCGATGAATGGAGCTGGGCCACCGATAGGGGCCTAATCTTTATGGCAGCAGACTGGACGGCTGGCCAAGAATGGTGTCCGTGACTGCAGGGCGATCCATCGATCCATCGTACCACCGATCGCAGTGCAGACAAGGTCAAGGAGTCCCGTCTGCACGGAGTGGGTGCACTCTATTGATACCATCGATTGTCTGTCCCCGATTTGATTATGATTTGGCTTTGATAGCATCATAGGCATTACGCTAGTTTCAACCCCCAAGGTCTTGGGGGCATTACAACATCTTCCCCTCTTGATTAATCCTCGATTTCGGGTAGCATCGCTATCTAGAGTCCCTTCCTGCCACAATCGATCCTTATCGGGCACTCTTGGCGATGCAATCTCGTTCTGCTTTCCGTTTTAGTTTCGACCAAGTGGCCTATTCATAGTTTTAGAAAAAAAGAAGGCGTAATTTCCGTTACACTCaaggaaaattatttattttattattattatttcttatttattatttatttaaagaattacTCATAATTTAATGTTCTGATTAATATACTCGTGCATATTTTTTAACACAgtgttaaattttaataaataattattaataatttactaTTGAATAGCTCTCCAAAAGCTTACCTTTTCAAGTTCTTATTTAGTATAACTTTACTCCGTATGCCTTATTAAATatagtgcaaaaaaaaaaaaaagtataacatTAGCTGATTTAACGTTTTGTAGTATACTTTAGGGCcgcattttaaatgattttaaaaccGCAGCAATTTTTGTGGTATccctaataaaaaaattatttaaaaaaaattatatttaaaaaaaacaataaattacaatacattttagtttaattataatacaaattcccTTTTAAAACCCTTATAAAAACCCcacatattttaatatttaaaaattatttcaagttGAAAATTGCAAGAAATTCTTTTCTGT
It encodes:
- the LOC108084448 gene encoding trypsin eta isoform X1, which produces MIRILLAISLLLGVMAIDENAGTEAVNATSGKIDPKIVGGEAVDITAVPYTVSIRLTANDRRSYGSGHLCGGVVISQRLVVTAAHCCYKWVSFSTTTYFSSNNYISFSSDTSKYRTAGEYFLVMGSSNLRSSTANTQEYYVQQLIIHPDYNHKTLTNDIALMFINGYIPWNSPTVRALALNSGMVSTGTVCIISGWGVLYSGGYSSNSLQAASVPIVSYESCRSAYEIVPISQVCAGYAKGGVDACQGDSGGPLNCNNQLAGIVSYGSGCALAGYPGVYTNVSYYNGWIVQQNNSLNYSIYRNAAGPLSSGSKLWWLPLALAFVLATGGSSLAAASH
- the LOC108084448 gene encoding trypsin eta isoform X2 — protein: MIRILLAISLLLGVMAIDENAGTEAVNATSGKIDPKIVGGEAVDITAVPYTVSIRLTANDRRSYGSGHLCGGVVISQRLVVTAAHCCYNSDTSKYRTAGEYFLVMGSSNLRSSTANTQEYYVQQLIIHPDYNHKTLTNDIALMFINGYIPWNSPTVRALALNSGMVSTGTVCIISGWGVLYSGGYSSNSLQAASVPIVSYESCRSAYEIVPISQVCAGYAKGGVDACQGDSGGPLNCNNQLAGIVSYGSGCALAGYPGVYTNVSYYNGWIVQQNNSLNYSIYRNAAGPLSSGSKLWWLPLALAFVLATGGSSLAAASH
- the LOC108084452 gene encoding trypsin, encoding MALERHQWPLVLLSLALAACGQQESHQQPETLSEPKIETQSSESVNDTQTTLVQFPGGDTDSDSASASFVRLPKVVGGYTVTIDQVPYLVSVRKRIVHEQIFGQGHFCGGAIISQRVVCSAAHCYAINTTERQDYYRPELFVVLAGMSVLDRMDQFVQEYYVQQIVGHEHYDSRTLTNDIALLFLNGYIPWESKTVKAVPLANDPPMAGTSCLIHGWGMPRKWDKVITLQQAPVPILNKDLCRFIYKQPESQMCAGFLQGGIDACQGDSGGPLVCNGFLAGIISWGVGCADPGFPGVYTNVSRFLEWIRAVNLSFNYYDYRDMRLLNGQTAGSSINSGLLASAILMIIIVAVGLL
- the LOC108084449 gene encoding trypsin-2: MIGKGQLLAGSLLLVVLTTLPSALNGFVRPTPLGARSIKPRFDVDPGRIINGTEATLGATRHQVGIRKALNDGYFFGTGHLCGGSLIRPGWVLTAAHCFVDQVIYDGTFVPKEEFIVVMGNLDRYDKTNTLTFEIKERIMQLDKFVLSTYDKDIALLELNDTVPTGHPTIRPIALNRFPVAEGVVCQVTGWGTKEDGYISDLLMTVDLPIISEQHCIEDSDLGHLILPGMMCAGYLEQGEKDACSGDSGGPMVCQSELAGVISWGIKCALPRLPGVYTEVAYYYDWILEQMGEDPNGEGSGGDGSGEGSGEGSGEGSGEGSGEGSGEGSGDIDGSGDGGGGGGAMTAITSTLSLLLPGFLALSLMFSH